One segment of Strix aluco isolate bStrAlu1 chromosome 4, bStrAlu1.hap1, whole genome shotgun sequence DNA contains the following:
- the TIFA gene encoding TRAF-interacting protein with FHA domain-containing protein A, with protein sequence MTSFEEAETEETVTCLHMTFYHPCQEDKMMFRCLNFCKREQVRADEMAKFGRDSNVCRYNLMDTRVSRVQFSLQFYRKLNSSEFCFEIKNMSKKTKLIVDQTELGYLNKIDLPWKCIICFGDYQILAEIQEGESMDYFETHLHLAEVPILQERCLPSLQPIPENGISSSLFSSQDKSPIEIDENESC encoded by the coding sequence ATGACCTCTTTTGAAGAAGCTGAAACTGAAGAAACAGTAACATGTCTCCACATGACCTTTTACCATCCTTGCCAAGAAGACAAGATGATGTTTCGTTGCTTGAATTTCTGTAAGCGAGAACAGGTCAGGGCAGATGAAATGGCCAAGTTTGGCCGCGATTCTAATGTCTGCCGTTACAACTTAATGGATACTCGTGTTTCTCGGGTTCAGTTTTCATTGCAGTTTTACAGAAAACTGAACAGCTCAGAATTTTGTTTTGAGATAAAGAACAtgagcaagaaaacaaaactgatagTGGACCAAACAGAACTAGGATACTTAAACAAAATTGACTTGCCATGGAAGTGCATAATTTGTTTTGGGGACTACCAGATTTTAGCAGAGATTCAAGAAGGGGAGTCCATGGATTATTTTGAAACTCACTTACACTTGGCTGAAGTGCCAATCTTACAGGAAAGATGCCTGCCATCACTGCAACCTATACCGGAGAATggcatttcttcttccttgttttcttcccaagACAAAAGCCCCATAGAGATTGATGAAAATGAGTCATGCTAG